A section of the Candidatus Baltobacteraceae bacterium genome encodes:
- a CDS encoding alkaline phosphatase family protein: protein MLSRLAAALLALPLLAGAAPPRESAGDIHKIQHVVIIMQENRSFDSYFGTYPGADGIAMNGGVPVACMPSLPGRPCVRPYHETGDENTGGPHSAHAADVVIDGGKMDGFIQVMENLQGPGGCPTDIPTCAVKGHEETVMGYHTEAELPTYWAYARDFVLQDRMFAPVRSWSLPLHVYMVSEWAAKCKSATDPMSCVSDRRFTDNDEKPHDIMPRRYWVPGRPSSPWTDLTYLLHAHRVSWAYYVMDGFEPDCDGDQASCKLKPQTARTPSIWNPLPAFVDVKEDGELGNIKDTSLFFRDLANGNLPSVVWLAPSNRYSEHPPGLLSAGQAYVAGIVNAIARSKYWDSTAIFLSWDDWGGFYDHVVPPDVNTFGYGLRVPALVISAYARKGFVDHQTLSHDAYVKFIEDDFLDGERIDPKTDGRPDARPTVPENAPQLGDLRADFDFTRPPRPLPVMPNGFEGPYKPGYTGPP, encoded by the coding sequence GTGCTTAGCCGCCTAGCTGCAGCCCTGTTGGCGTTGCCGCTCCTCGCAGGGGCCGCACCGCCGCGCGAGAGTGCCGGCGATATTCATAAAATTCAGCACGTCGTCATCATCATGCAAGAGAATCGCTCGTTCGACAGTTACTTCGGAACGTATCCGGGCGCCGACGGCATCGCCATGAACGGCGGCGTTCCGGTGGCGTGCATGCCTAGTCTGCCGGGGAGGCCGTGCGTTCGTCCGTATCACGAGACCGGTGACGAAAATACCGGCGGTCCGCACAGCGCGCACGCCGCCGACGTGGTCATCGACGGCGGTAAAATGGACGGCTTCATTCAAGTGATGGAAAATCTCCAGGGCCCAGGCGGCTGCCCTACCGACATACCGACGTGCGCGGTCAAGGGACACGAAGAGACGGTGATGGGCTATCATACCGAAGCCGAGTTACCGACGTATTGGGCCTACGCGCGCGACTTCGTGCTGCAGGATCGCATGTTCGCGCCGGTACGATCGTGGAGTTTGCCGCTGCACGTCTACATGGTGTCGGAATGGGCCGCCAAGTGTAAGAGCGCAACGGACCCAATGAGCTGCGTGTCCGATCGCCGGTTCACCGATAACGACGAAAAGCCGCACGACATCATGCCGCGGCGATATTGGGTGCCCGGTCGCCCGTCGTCGCCGTGGACCGATCTCACGTACTTGCTGCACGCGCATCGCGTTTCGTGGGCGTACTACGTGATGGACGGATTCGAGCCCGACTGCGACGGCGATCAGGCGAGCTGCAAGCTCAAACCGCAAACGGCACGAACGCCGAGCATTTGGAATCCGCTTCCGGCGTTCGTCGACGTGAAAGAAGACGGCGAGCTCGGCAACATCAAGGACACGTCGTTGTTTTTTAGAGATCTCGCTAATGGGAATCTGCCGTCGGTGGTTTGGCTGGCGCCGTCAAATCGCTACAGCGAACATCCTCCGGGATTGCTGAGCGCCGGTCAAGCCTACGTCGCGGGCATCGTGAACGCCATCGCGCGCAGCAAGTATTGGGATTCCACCGCGATCTTTTTGAGCTGGGACGACTGGGGCGGTTTCTACGACCACGTCGTGCCGCCCGACGTCAATACGTTCGGCTATGGATTGCGCGTGCCGGCATTGGTCATCAGTGCCTATGCGCGTAAGGGTTTCGTCGATCACCAAACGCTCAGCCACGACGCCTACGTGAAATTCATCGAAGACGATTTCCTCGACGGCGAACGGATCGATCCGAAAACCGACGGCCGTCCCGATGCGCGTCCGACCGTTCCCGAAAACGCGCCCCAGCTAGGCGACCTTCGCGCGGACTTCGACTTCACGCGGCCGCCACGTCCGTTGCCGGTCATGCCCAACGGTTTCGAAGGACCGTACAAGCCGGGCTATACTGGGCCGCCGTAG
- a CDS encoding SGNH/GDSL hydrolase family protein — translation MLAVLLAGCARAHVATSPVVRLAPACARQAIHLTIVGDSLARGWGASAPKDTFAALIYSDVRRRHPNATMRNLGKPGATTDEIAATEVSHLHADGCSLVVVIAGANDVQKLYTPHHFWTSYTKLLANVRSRLPDAGIVVIGLPDVSLSPRIPWALKPLESWLSRSGSASIAASARTYGAAFVPLYSLSHKESSRAKSLLSGDGLHPNDAGYRIMASAALPSVMMVAQSTR, via the coding sequence GTGTTAGCCGTCCTGTTGGCCGGCTGTGCGCGCGCTCACGTCGCGACGTCTCCAGTCGTTCGTCTGGCTCCCGCCTGCGCGCGGCAAGCCATTCATCTCACGATCGTCGGCGATAGCCTCGCACGCGGCTGGGGCGCGAGCGCTCCGAAAGATACGTTCGCCGCGCTCATCTATTCGGACGTCCGGCGACGGCATCCCAATGCGACGATGCGCAACCTCGGAAAGCCGGGTGCAACGACGGACGAGATCGCGGCCACCGAAGTTTCGCACCTTCACGCTGACGGGTGTTCTCTGGTCGTCGTCATCGCCGGTGCAAACGACGTGCAAAAGCTCTACACCCCGCATCATTTTTGGACGAGCTATACGAAGCTTCTTGCGAACGTGCGATCCCGCTTGCCCGATGCCGGAATCGTCGTTATCGGCCTTCCCGATGTTTCGTTGAGCCCACGAATTCCATGGGCTCTCAAGCCGCTCGAGTCGTGGTTATCGCGAAGTGGGAGCGCATCGATCGCCGCGTCGGCACGAACGTACGGCGCCGCTTTCGTACCGCTCTACTCGCTTTCCCACAAAGAATCATCCCGGGCGAAATCCTTGCTGAGCGGCGACGGCCTGCATCCGAACGATGCAGGCTACCGCATCATGGCCAGTGCGGCTTTACCGTCGGTCATGATGGTGGCGCAGTCGACCCGGTAA
- a CDS encoding SGNH/GDSL hydrolase family protein → MKPIPAAKRRPMVPLLVALGDSITYGWALPHPSTQNYAALYARRTGDRLVNLAVPGYTCAQVRVRLSKMPAGAATVILNCGTNDIGGFGATKGHLPTGHHRIPPATTSELFSAEKDYKDIVSTIRRKEPRARIIVLTIRHWQRMTGPEDPRFAKDVTTWNAMIRKSGVNVVDIAADPRMYQGAYFKPDLIHPNVAGNAAIANDVLFAQPK, encoded by the coding sequence GTGAAACCAATCCCCGCGGCGAAACGCCGCCCGATGGTTCCGCTGCTCGTCGCCCTGGGCGATTCCATTACCTACGGGTGGGCGCTGCCGCATCCGTCGACGCAAAACTATGCCGCGCTCTATGCCCGCCGTACGGGCGATCGGCTCGTCAACCTCGCGGTGCCCGGATATACCTGCGCGCAGGTGCGCGTGCGGCTCTCGAAAATGCCCGCCGGTGCGGCGACGGTGATTCTCAACTGCGGCACCAACGATATCGGCGGATTCGGCGCAACCAAGGGCCATCTGCCGACCGGCCATCATCGCATCCCGCCCGCGACAACGAGCGAACTGTTCTCGGCGGAGAAAGATTATAAAGACATCGTCTCGACGATTCGGAGAAAAGAACCGCGCGCCCGAATCATCGTGCTGACCATTCGGCACTGGCAGCGCATGACCGGACCTGAAGACCCGCGCTTTGCCAAGGACGTCACTACTTGGAACGCCATGATTCGCAAGAGCGGCGTAAACGTCGTCGATATTGCTGCCGACCCGCGAATGTACCAAGGGGCCTACTTCAAACCCGACCTCATCCATCCGAACGTGGCCGGAAACGCCGCGATCGCAAACGACGTCCTCTTCGCTCAGCCAAAATGA
- a CDS encoding methylated-DNA--[protein]-cysteine S-methyltransferase → MELYRGELETAFGPMHVTVDADGILVETWLPGRARRKESTPNPTRAAATGLDRARKQLDEYFSRKRRTFDLRFEPHGTPFELQIWKRLCDIPYGRTLSYGAIADELGLVNGARAVGRANGANPIPIVIPCHRVIGSNGELVGFGGGLPLKRALLELEEAIVVQPRLF, encoded by the coding sequence GTGGAACTGTACCGGGGCGAGCTGGAAACCGCGTTTGGGCCGATGCACGTAACGGTCGACGCCGACGGCATTCTCGTCGAAACGTGGCTGCCGGGCCGTGCAAGGCGCAAAGAGTCGACCCCGAACCCCACGCGAGCGGCCGCAACCGGTCTCGACCGTGCGCGAAAACAACTCGACGAGTATTTTTCGCGCAAGCGCCGGACGTTCGATCTCCGCTTCGAGCCGCACGGAACGCCGTTCGAGCTGCAGATCTGGAAACGGCTGTGCGATATTCCGTACGGACGGACCCTATCGTACGGCGCCATCGCCGACGAACTCGGCCTCGTTAACGGCGCACGGGCAGTAGGACGAGCCAACGGCGCGAATCCCATACCGATCGTGATTCCATGCCATCGCGTCATCGGCAGCAACGGCGAGTTGGTAGGCTTCGGCGGCGGTTTGCCGCTCAAGCGCGCGCTGCTCGAGCTCGAAGAAGCCATCGTCGTGCAGCCGCGGCTCTTTTGA
- a CDS encoding ankyrin repeat domain-containing protein: MSDPAPVDLSLPQHLRIKDAPFRRAVDLLDTGDVEGLRAYLRANPEIVRRRISFEGGNYFQNPTLLEFVAENPTRHGHLPKNIAEVARVILEAGGKEDRESVDSALDLVASSNVARESGVKSALLDVLCDYGANPGNAHYVAALFGEFDAVRKLVQRGTKIDLLVATELGLIDEAARQLPIADTETRHKALAMAAQHGYVDIARLLLDAGEDPNRFAPVGGHSHSTPLHQAALAGHEPTVRLLVEHGAVTSVRDILHDATPLEWARYAKQSKVAEYLETVTPDEHAD, from the coding sequence GTGAGCGATCCGGCGCCTGTCGATCTTAGCCTTCCGCAGCATCTTCGGATTAAGGACGCCCCGTTTCGTCGCGCAGTCGATCTTCTCGACACGGGCGATGTTGAAGGCTTGCGCGCATACTTGCGCGCGAATCCGGAAATCGTTCGGCGCCGCATCTCGTTCGAGGGCGGCAACTACTTCCAAAATCCGACGCTCCTCGAATTCGTCGCAGAGAATCCGACCCGCCACGGGCACCTTCCGAAAAACATCGCCGAGGTCGCACGCGTCATTTTGGAAGCCGGCGGCAAAGAAGACCGCGAAAGCGTCGATTCGGCGCTGGATCTCGTTGCTTCCAGCAACGTCGCGCGGGAAAGCGGCGTGAAATCGGCGCTCCTCGACGTCTTGTGCGATTATGGGGCCAACCCCGGTAACGCACACTATGTAGCGGCCCTCTTCGGCGAGTTCGACGCCGTTCGCAAGTTGGTGCAGCGCGGAACGAAGATCGATCTTCTCGTCGCTACCGAGCTCGGATTGATCGATGAGGCGGCGCGACAACTCCCCATCGCCGACACCGAAACGCGCCACAAGGCGCTCGCAATGGCGGCGCAGCACGGTTACGTCGACATCGCTCGCCTGCTACTGGACGCCGGTGAAGACCCGAACCGGTTCGCGCCCGTCGGCGGTCACTCGCATTCGACCCCGCTGCATCAGGCAGCTTTAGCCGGTCATGAACCTACGGTCCGCCTGCTGGTCGAACACGGCGCCGTGACGAGCGTTCGCGACATTTTGCACGACGCCACCCCGCTCGAATGGGCGCGATACGCCAAGCAATCGAAAGTCGCCGAGTATCTCGAGACGGTGACGCCCGATGAACACGCTGATTGA